A genomic region of Salinibacter pepae contains the following coding sequences:
- a CDS encoding potassium channel family protein: MTSLTRRTAYYLLVLAAATVGLTGAYSLGMSVWEGRPRPWYQALEVVVQTFTTTGYGEDAPWSSPQMNMLVVVIQLAGIGFILSAVDVFVVPWLREALRPTAPKGLPDRSGHVIVCGYTPRVEVFIDEMSERGEEYVLIEPDAEQAASLYERDYEVMEGDPTSTAALERASVGAAKALVADVADDENASIVLAAREASPDRRIITLAEDASATRYHRAAGADVALSPRQVLGRSLAAQVPVAAAANVEEQATAGTEVDFAELIVTRHGPSPNQSLRALRLSERFGVRVIGAWLDGTFETSVDADTPLEAGTRLFLAGTPDQLDALRSEMAPYVRAFTPQSIILAGHGDSGQAARDSLRAARADVTVLDLEDGAEVDVAGDVRDPDALRACGIEDASALIIAVDDDSVATFATLIARDLNPELQILVRAHDETAVQNLYRAGADFVQALPTVCGRMLAATAFEDEDHRSRDRHINVVRLSASPLAGEPLREVEPDAQTNYTVLAVYREGDFLTDPDDALVAFEADDEVLVAGTEDGIRQFRARLEDRQSA; the protein is encoded by the coding sequence ATGACGTCCCTGACCCGCCGCACGGCGTACTACCTACTGGTGCTCGCAGCCGCCACCGTGGGACTGACGGGCGCGTACAGCCTGGGCATGAGCGTATGGGAGGGACGGCCGCGGCCGTGGTACCAGGCCCTGGAGGTGGTGGTGCAGACGTTCACGACGACCGGATACGGCGAGGACGCGCCGTGGAGCAGTCCCCAGATGAACATGCTGGTGGTTGTGATTCAACTCGCGGGCATCGGATTCATTCTGAGTGCCGTGGACGTGTTCGTGGTGCCCTGGCTCCGCGAGGCGCTCCGGCCCACGGCCCCGAAGGGCCTCCCTGACCGGTCCGGTCACGTCATTGTGTGCGGCTACACGCCCCGGGTGGAGGTCTTCATCGACGAGATGAGTGAGCGGGGAGAGGAGTACGTGCTCATTGAGCCCGACGCGGAGCAGGCCGCGTCGCTCTACGAGCGGGACTACGAGGTCATGGAAGGGGACCCGACGTCGACTGCCGCTCTGGAGCGGGCCTCCGTCGGGGCGGCAAAGGCCCTGGTGGCTGACGTGGCCGACGACGAAAATGCCAGCATTGTGCTTGCGGCCCGTGAGGCCAGTCCGGACCGCCGCATCATCACGTTGGCCGAGGACGCCTCGGCAACCCGATACCACCGGGCGGCGGGGGCGGACGTGGCGCTTTCGCCCCGGCAGGTGCTCGGGCGGAGCCTCGCCGCGCAGGTGCCCGTGGCCGCGGCGGCCAACGTGGAGGAGCAGGCGACGGCGGGAACTGAGGTTGACTTTGCGGAGCTCATCGTGACCCGGCACGGCCCGTCTCCCAATCAGTCACTCCGCGCCCTTCGGCTTTCGGAGCGGTTCGGGGTGCGCGTCATTGGGGCCTGGCTCGATGGCACCTTCGAGACGTCCGTGGACGCCGACACGCCCCTCGAGGCGGGCACGCGCCTGTTTCTCGCCGGCACGCCCGACCAACTGGATGCCCTTCGCAGTGAGATGGCCCCGTACGTGCGGGCCTTCACGCCACAGTCCATCATCCTCGCCGGACACGGGGACTCGGGGCAGGCCGCGCGGGACTCCCTTCGGGCGGCACGTGCCGACGTGACGGTGCTCGACCTCGAAGACGGGGCGGAGGTGGACGTGGCGGGGGACGTTCGCGACCCCGATGCGCTCCGGGCCTGCGGAATCGAGGACGCGTCGGCCCTCATCATCGCCGTGGACGACGACAGCGTCGCCACGTTCGCGACGCTCATCGCGCGCGACCTGAACCCGGAGCTGCAAATCCTCGTCCGGGCCCATGACGAGACGGCCGTTCAGAACCTCTACCGGGCCGGCGCGGACTTCGTGCAGGCCCTGCCGACGGTCTGTGGGCGGATGCTGGCCGCCACGGCATTTGAAGACGAGGACCACCGGTCCCGCGATCGACACATCAACGTGGTCCGCCTCTCGGCCTCCCCATTGGCCGGAGAACCGTTGAGGGAGGTCGAGCCGGACGCACAGACCAACTACACAGTGCTTGCGGTGTACCGGGAGGGCGACTTTCTCACCGATCCCGACGACGCCCTCGTTGCCTTCGAGGCGGACGACGAGGTGCTCGTCGCCGGAACCGAGGACGGGATCCGGCAATTTCGGGCGCGGCTTGAGGACAGGCAGTCGGCGTAG
- the darG gene encoding type II toxin-antitoxin system antitoxin DNA ADP-ribosyl glycohydrolase DarG, giving the protein MVEIVHGDLFDADVAALVTPVHCAGLMKRGLCRQFKTRFPDNYEQYEAACDAGALAPGDVLVHDRGGLFGDAQHPRYVLNVATKDHWRDASSATHIEAGMAALVDEVTAHDISSLAVPALGCGGGGLDWPTVRPLLTTPLTSLDGVRALVYAPRSAHAEGGGPDADDRPAMTRGRALLLSVLDAYATPGDTVSPHAAHNLAFLLQGTGEDLRLTFEPGTYGLRAAGLTAVLRRIEGAFIAGYDPSHQGASFRLRPPAVGAARDTLSDHPTASERLGRVRALTEDYDTPDTLELLATVGWLARHDAQARRRPEAVVRAVQDWSRRKAERFAPEQIAAAWQRLHRHEWIRPGPPADPKHP; this is encoded by the coding sequence ATGGTCGAAATTGTACACGGGGATCTGTTCGACGCGGACGTGGCGGCGCTCGTGACCCCGGTCCACTGCGCCGGCCTCATGAAGCGCGGGCTGTGTCGCCAGTTCAAGACACGGTTTCCCGACAACTACGAGCAGTACGAGGCGGCCTGCGACGCCGGGGCCCTGGCGCCGGGCGACGTGCTCGTCCACGACCGCGGGGGGCTCTTCGGGGACGCCCAGCATCCCCGCTACGTCCTAAACGTGGCCACGAAGGACCACTGGCGCGATGCCTCGTCCGCCACGCACATCGAGGCGGGCATGGCGGCCCTCGTCGACGAAGTTACTGCTCACGACATTTCGTCGCTCGCCGTGCCCGCGCTGGGCTGCGGCGGGGGCGGGCTCGACTGGCCGACGGTGCGCCCGCTGCTTACCACTCCGCTCACGTCGCTCGATGGCGTCCGGGCGCTCGTTTACGCCCCCCGGTCGGCGCACGCAGAGGGCGGCGGCCCCGACGCAGACGATCGCCCCGCCATGACCCGGGGACGTGCCCTCCTTCTCTCCGTCCTCGACGCCTACGCCACGCCGGGCGACACCGTCAGTCCACACGCGGCGCACAATCTTGCCTTCCTGCTGCAGGGGACGGGCGAGGACCTGCGCCTTACGTTCGAGCCGGGCACGTACGGGCTCCGCGCCGCGGGCCTCACGGCCGTGCTGCGCCGGATTGAGGGGGCTTTTATTGCGGGGTACGACCCGTCGCACCAGGGCGCCTCGTTTCGCCTTCGCCCGCCCGCGGTCGGTGCGGCGCGGGACACCCTTTCGGACCACCCAACCGCTAGTGAGCGCCTGGGCCGGGTGCGGGCCCTCACCGAAGATTACGACACGCCCGACACGCTCGAACTGCTCGCTACGGTCGGCTGGCTCGCGCGGCACGACGCGCAGGCCCGGCGCCGTCCCGAGGCGGTCGTGCGGGCCGTGCAGGACTGGAGCCGCCGCAAGGCGGAGCGCTTCGCGCCGGAACAGATTGCGGCGGCCTGGCAGCGGCTCCACCGACACGAGTGGATCCGCCCAGGGCCCCCGGCGGATCCCAAGCACCCGTAG
- a CDS encoding DUF3667 domain-containing protein, with protein sequence MSDAPEAQPDDGSSGQGVPCQNCGAPLVGEYCHQCGQRHVPTLRVLYLVRRFLESALDLEDLERGVGQTLRRAARNPGRVARRYVDGERREFVNPLGYFLLTATATFLVFSVFQEAWVQNQAEAYEVMWQSLGASSDEIFRPGSPLRSLGWSSAQDLAAGIFQFFQQVQTYVGLFTCAAAGLLLRWAFPKRTVAEILVFELYVTAQATLFLGMLGPLLFWGAPAFIGVLPIFLQVGLHVHGAEAFFGTRWRARLLPPCAYLASVVLFVIGSGLVTVGVVTYLA encoded by the coding sequence ATGTCCGACGCCCCGGAGGCCCAGCCCGATGATGGCTCGTCGGGTCAAGGAGTCCCCTGTCAGAATTGCGGCGCCCCCCTCGTGGGCGAGTACTGCCACCAGTGCGGGCAACGGCACGTCCCCACGCTCCGGGTGCTCTACCTGGTGCGGCGCTTCCTCGAATCGGCCCTGGACCTGGAGGATTTGGAACGGGGCGTCGGGCAGACGCTCCGTCGCGCCGCGCGCAATCCGGGCCGCGTGGCCCGTCGGTACGTGGACGGGGAACGGAGGGAGTTCGTCAATCCCCTCGGCTACTTCCTGTTGACTGCCACGGCCACGTTTCTCGTCTTTTCGGTTTTTCAGGAGGCGTGGGTGCAGAACCAGGCCGAGGCGTACGAGGTGATGTGGCAATCGCTGGGCGCGAGTTCCGACGAGATCTTTCGACCCGGATCCCCGCTCCGGTCGCTCGGCTGGTCTTCTGCTCAGGATCTTGCGGCGGGCATCTTCCAGTTTTTCCAACAGGTACAGACGTACGTCGGGCTCTTTACCTGTGCCGCTGCGGGCCTGCTCCTTCGATGGGCATTTCCGAAACGGACCGTCGCCGAGATCCTCGTGTTTGAGCTCTACGTTACGGCCCAGGCCACCCTGTTCCTCGGAATGCTCGGCCCACTACTCTTCTGGGGAGCCCCCGCCTTCATCGGCGTTCTGCCTATTTTTTTGCAGGTCGGTCTCCACGTCCACGGCGCCGAGGCGTTCTTCGGAACCCGTTGGCGGGCTCGCCTCCTGCCCCCCTGTGCCTATCTGGCCAGCGTGGTCCTGTTCGTTATTGGCTCCGGCCTCGTCACTGTCGGCGTTGTGACCTACCTAGCCTGA
- a CDS encoding ABC transporter permease yields the protein MHAVWTICKREVNAFFDSLTAYILLVVFLGLSGTFTWLFGQGDVFFVGEASLDTFFQVAFWTLFFFIPAVTMGMIAEEKRSGTLELLATKPVDDLEIVTGKWLAAWSLVAIALAFTLPYYVTVAQLGPIDHGATISGYLGLLLVSAVYVSIGLFASSLTGNQIVAFLLSLFIAVFLHLLFGQMASILPDAPANVASFLDLQGHFRTMSRGVIDAASVLYVGTLAVLGLLAATVSLKSRRWS from the coding sequence ATGCACGCCGTCTGGACGATCTGCAAGCGCGAGGTCAACGCGTTCTTCGACTCCCTCACCGCCTACATCCTGCTCGTCGTCTTCCTCGGCCTGAGTGGCACCTTCACGTGGCTCTTTGGCCAGGGGGATGTCTTCTTCGTGGGCGAGGCCTCGCTCGATACATTTTTTCAAGTCGCCTTCTGGACCCTCTTCTTCTTCATTCCCGCCGTCACCATGGGCATGATCGCCGAGGAGAAGCGAAGCGGGACCCTTGAGCTGCTGGCCACCAAGCCGGTCGACGACCTCGAAATTGTCACTGGCAAGTGGCTCGCGGCGTGGAGCCTCGTCGCCATCGCCCTCGCCTTTACGCTCCCGTACTACGTCACCGTGGCACAACTCGGCCCCATCGACCACGGCGCCACCATCAGCGGGTACCTGGGCCTCCTCCTCGTGAGCGCAGTCTACGTGAGCATCGGGCTCTTTGCGTCGAGCCTGACCGGCAACCAGATTGTGGCCTTCCTCCTGAGCCTCTTCATCGCCGTCTTTCTGCACCTCCTCTTTGGACAAATGGCCTCTATTCTCCCCGATGCGCCGGCCAATGTCGCGTCGTTTCTCGACCTGCAGGGGCACTTCCGAACGATGTCGCGGGGCGTGATCGACGCGGCATCGGTGCTCTACGTGGGAACGCTTGCAGTACTTGGCCTGCTCGCCGCCACGGTGTCACTAAAGAGCCGACGCTGGAGCTAA
- a CDS encoding ATP-binding cassette domain-containing protein, whose translation MGITASNLGKVYGTQKAVDDVSFDMSTGEVLGVLGPNGAGKTTTMRILTCYLDPTAGTATLDGYDIHEHPEEVRRRIGYLPEDTPLYTDMPVIDYLRHAAELQSVPQAKVTSRIQKMMDVCGLGRERHKRIGELSKGFQQRIGLAQALLHDPPVLILDEPTTGLDPNQIVEIRELIKEIGMEKTVMLSSHILKEVEMTCDRILIIDQGRVVADGPTEKLRKQFMGGTRLRVSVDAPGDADVGRAFREMEGVASVQRTNGSYELATAGDAEPAADVFRLCADRGWTLTELTPIESSLEDLFRDLTKTPDAPAGIASADDERSES comes from the coding sequence ATGGGCATCACCGCGTCGAACCTGGGCAAGGTCTACGGCACCCAAAAGGCCGTCGACGACGTGAGTTTTGACATGAGCACCGGCGAGGTGCTCGGGGTTCTCGGCCCCAACGGGGCCGGCAAGACGACGACAATGCGGATCCTGACCTGCTACCTGGATCCGACGGCCGGCACCGCGACGCTCGACGGCTATGACATCCACGAGCACCCGGAAGAGGTGCGGCGCCGCATCGGGTACCTCCCCGAGGACACGCCCTTGTACACCGACATGCCGGTGATTGACTACCTGCGCCACGCCGCTGAGCTGCAGTCGGTCCCTCAGGCAAAGGTCACGTCCCGGATTCAGAAGATGATGGATGTGTGTGGGTTGGGCCGCGAACGCCACAAGCGAATTGGCGAGTTGTCCAAGGGCTTCCAACAGCGAATTGGCCTCGCCCAGGCCCTTCTCCACGACCCGCCGGTCCTCATTCTCGACGAACCGACGACCGGGCTCGACCCGAATCAAATCGTCGAGATCCGCGAATTGATCAAGGAGATCGGCATGGAGAAAACCGTCATGCTCAGTTCTCACATCCTGAAGGAGGTGGAGATGACCTGTGACCGCATTCTCATCATCGACCAGGGGCGCGTCGTGGCCGACGGACCCACCGAGAAGCTCCGGAAACAATTCATGGGCGGAACGCGCCTCCGGGTTTCCGTGGACGCCCCCGGCGACGCCGACGTCGGTCGCGCCTTTCGGGAGATGGAGGGCGTCGCCTCGGTTCAACGCACGAACGGCTCGTACGAGCTCGCCACCGCGGGCGACGCGGAGCCCGCCGCCGATGTCTTCCGCCTCTGTGCCGACCGCGGATGGACCCTCACGGAGCTGACGCCCATCGAGTCGAGCCTCGAAGACCTCTTCCGTGACCTCACGAAGACCCCGGACGCTCCAGCGGGGATCGCCTCAGCGGACGATGAGCGGTCTGAATCATGA
- the proB gene encoding glutamate 5-kinase translates to MAPVVALPDWSRAVVKVGSALVAPDDRGCSTTHLLPIARFVIQSRRQGKEVILVSSGAVAAGLAEQGRGGPGTGLSIPERQALAALGQPLLMAHWRRLFDVPCAQVLLTYDDLQRRARFVNAKNTIAELLDRDTLPIVNENDTVATEELRVGDNDNLAAYVAVLAEADLLVICSDVDGLYTADPHDTPDAERLPAVDDITDEIYDMVGPSHRKVATGGMQTKVEAAEKATDRGIDTVLVNGTKGGHLDALGRGEMPGTLFRQAEQPLPARKHWMLHALPSAGRLTVDAGAADALRHEGASLLPSGIVAVKGRFARGDAVEIAVEKEGTWTRVAKGITQYGAADLKRIQGRQSHAIAEVLDEAPADHVVHRDDLVVEA, encoded by the coding sequence ATGGCCCCCGTCGTTGCGCTCCCGGACTGGAGCCGTGCCGTTGTGAAGGTGGGCAGCGCGCTCGTTGCGCCCGACGATCGGGGCTGCAGCACGACGCACCTGTTGCCCATTGCGCGCTTTGTAATTCAGAGCCGTCGGCAGGGCAAGGAGGTGATTCTGGTCTCCTCCGGCGCCGTGGCCGCCGGGCTCGCCGAGCAGGGCCGGGGCGGGCCGGGCACGGGCCTCTCCATCCCGGAGCGGCAGGCCCTCGCCGCGCTCGGCCAGCCGCTGCTGATGGCCCATTGGCGCCGCCTCTTCGACGTGCCCTGTGCGCAGGTCCTGCTCACCTACGACGACCTGCAGCGCCGGGCCCGCTTCGTGAACGCGAAGAACACGATCGCCGAGCTGCTCGACCGCGACACGCTGCCGATCGTGAATGAAAACGACACCGTCGCCACCGAGGAGTTGCGGGTGGGCGACAACGACAACCTCGCCGCCTACGTGGCGGTGCTGGCCGAGGCGGATTTGCTCGTGATCTGCTCGGACGTAGACGGCCTCTACACCGCCGATCCGCACGACACCCCGGACGCGGAGCGCCTGCCGGCGGTGGACGACATCACCGACGAGATCTACGACATGGTCGGGCCCTCCCACCGCAAGGTGGCCACCGGCGGCATGCAGACGAAGGTGGAGGCGGCAGAAAAAGCGACGGACCGCGGGATCGATACCGTTCTGGTCAACGGAACCAAAGGCGGCCACCTCGACGCGCTGGGGCGCGGTGAGATGCCGGGCACGCTCTTTCGGCAGGCCGAGCAGCCGCTTCCCGCGCGCAAGCACTGGATGCTCCACGCGCTTCCCTCAGCGGGCCGCCTGACGGTCGACGCCGGGGCGGCCGACGCCCTGCGACACGAGGGCGCTTCGTTGCTGCCGTCGGGCATTGTGGCGGTGAAGGGCCGCTTTGCCCGGGGCGACGCCGTGGAGATTGCGGTCGAGAAAGAGGGGACCTGGACCCGCGTGGCGAAGGGCATCACGCAGTACGGGGCCGCCGACCTGAAGCGCATCCAGGGGCGACAGAGCCACGCCATCGCCGAGGTCCTCGACGAGGCGCCCGCCGACCACGTGGTGCACCGCGACGATCTGGTGGTGGAGGCGTGA
- a CDS encoding glutamate-5-semialdehyde dehydrogenase produces the protein MSDTTSEALSVDALAAACKAAARELSTLSTETKNRTLRRMADALEADEEAILAANGKDVSAAREEGLDDALIDRLVLNPDRITKMADALRDVASFADPVGEMGGTTRRPSGIEVGTMRIPLGVIGMIYEARPNVTADAAGLCFKAGNAVLLRGGSNAFHSNQAVAAALHTALEAEGVPPAAVTLIPTTDRAAVREMLTLNQHLDLVIPRGGEGLIRFVDETSQIPVIKHYKGVCHLYVDEDADLEVAEDLLLDGKVSRPSVCNALETLLVHADVADDFLPRARALLDDAGVELRGDDRTRQLLPGVGAATGDDYAAEYLDLTLAARVVESADEALDHIAEYGSNHTEVIATDRLPTARRFVRSVDASVVLVNASSRFSDGGELGLGAEIGISTTKLHAYGPMGLEALTTEKFVVYGDGETRHPVEK, from the coding sequence ATGTCCGACACGACCTCCGAAGCGCTCTCCGTCGACGCTCTCGCCGCGGCCTGCAAGGCCGCCGCCCGCGAGCTGAGCACGCTTTCGACCGAAACGAAGAACCGCACGCTGCGCCGCATGGCCGACGCGCTGGAGGCGGACGAGGAGGCCATCCTGGCCGCCAACGGCAAGGACGTGAGCGCTGCGCGTGAGGAGGGGCTCGACGACGCCCTGATCGACCGGCTTGTCCTGAATCCCGACCGGATCACCAAGATGGCCGACGCGCTGCGTGACGTGGCGTCCTTCGCCGATCCCGTGGGCGAAATGGGGGGCACCACCCGACGGCCCAGTGGCATCGAGGTGGGGACGATGCGCATCCCGCTGGGGGTGATCGGCATGATCTACGAGGCCCGTCCCAACGTCACGGCCGACGCCGCCGGGCTCTGTTTCAAGGCGGGCAACGCGGTCCTGCTGCGGGGCGGCTCCAACGCATTCCACTCGAACCAGGCCGTCGCGGCGGCGCTGCACACGGCCCTGGAGGCGGAGGGCGTCCCCCCCGCGGCCGTCACGCTCATCCCCACCACCGACCGGGCGGCGGTGCGGGAGATGCTGACGCTCAACCAGCACCTCGACCTCGTCATTCCCCGCGGCGGGGAGGGCCTGATCCGCTTCGTGGACGAGACGAGCCAGATTCCCGTCATCAAGCACTACAAGGGCGTCTGCCACCTCTACGTCGACGAAGACGCGGACCTGGAGGTCGCCGAGGATCTCCTGCTCGACGGCAAGGTCTCGCGCCCCAGCGTCTGCAACGCGCTCGAAACGCTGCTCGTGCACGCGGACGTGGCGGACGACTTTCTGCCCCGCGCCCGGGCGCTCCTCGACGACGCGGGCGTGGAGCTCCGTGGGGACGACCGGACCCGACAGCTGCTCCCGGGCGTGGGGGCGGCCACCGGGGACGACTACGCCGCCGAGTACCTCGACCTGACCCTCGCGGCCCGGGTGGTCGAAAGCGCCGACGAGGCGCTGGACCACATCGCCGAGTACGGCTCCAACCACACGGAGGTCATCGCGACCGACCGGCTGCCGACGGCCCGCCGCTTCGTCCGCTCGGTCGACGCGTCGGTCGTGCTCGTAAACGCCTCCTCACGCTTCTCGGACGGGGGCGAGCTGGGGCTGGGCGCCGAGATCGGCATCTCGACCACCAAGCTGCACGCCTACGGCCCGATGGGCCTGGAGGCGCTGACCACCGAGAAGTTTGTGGTGTACGGGGACGGGGAGACCCGCCACCCGGTAGAGAAGTAG